The Kribbella sp. HUAS MG21 genome includes the window CGAGCTCCTGGAGGCTCGCACCCTCGACGGTCACACGCAGGAGCTCACCTATCGTCCGCGGCTACGGTGAGCCCGGCGGTGAGGATGCCGACCATTTTGCGGGCGTCGTACCTGGAGTCCTCGCCGGCGCCGATGCTGAGGTTGCCGATCGCGCGCATGAGCTCGAGGGCTTCCACGTCCGGACGCACGACCTCGCCGGAGGCGCGTGCCGCGGCGAGGAGCTCGGCGCACACCGGGACGAGGCGGTCGAGGAAGTACGTGTGCAGTGCCGCGAAGCCCTCCGCCTGGCTCAGCGCGCCCGCCAGCCCGTGCTTCGTGGCCAGGAAGTCGACGAAGTCGTCGACCCAGCGGAGCAGCGCGGCGTACGGCGACCGCTCGGTCCTCAGGTACTCCGCACCGGCTGCCGCGCAGGCTTCCACCTGGTGGCGATAGACGGCCACGACCAGGTCCGCG containing:
- a CDS encoding helix-turn-helix domain-containing protein; the protein is MCAEPRRRADVRRNEKALLDAAAAAFVAAGIDAPVRDIAARAGVGVGTVYRHFPSRADLVVAVYRHQVEACAAAGAEYLRTERSPYAALLRWVDDFVDFLATKHGLAGALSQAEGFAALHTYFLDRLVPVCAELLAAARASGEVVRPDVEALELMRAIGNLSIGAGEDSRYDARKMVGILTAGLTVAADDR